The Pieris napi chromosome 9, ilPieNapi1.2, whole genome shotgun sequence genomic sequence TTTttcgataaaaaaaacatccagAAAATAGTCTAGAAACTAGACTAGTTTCAGACCCAAAAAAATACGTTTGTAAGGCTAATAGTCTACACTCTACttctctataaataaaaatcatcaataaggcctataaataataagtaacacCTCCGGCGAATGATTAAATTCATAGCCGTTAGCCCAAACGTTATAACGCTATACCGTTAGATGGCGCTTTAGAAAAGACAATATAGATAGTTTTTAATCTTCCATTAAACTTCTCATGTCTCATAAACCCAAATCAAAGCCTTTGAACAAAAGCACAATGCAAATGTCAAGTTCCATATTATTTTCAGatgtttgtatgtaaattgtaACTATTTCTAACCCAccagaaaatttaattgtcattccAGAAGTATTTAAGTCAGTTATtagtataaagtattttttttctgagatataaatattactagAAATTACTGTAATATTGTGAATGTTACTGAGTTCTATATTGGATTTCTTGTGCTATAAAGATGTTGTCAAACTTGAGCTATGATCCAAGTCTCCTggactaattaataataaaactctatattaaaaactacatttATTATACTAATGTGTCTTCTGATCTTATATATTCTCCTATATCAGCTTGGTGGAAAGCAATAGTCGCTAGCGGGTCAGCATGTCTACAATCTGTTGTTGATCTAGAGGTAACTCCAAAGCCTATAGGAATGTCTGAAATGGTTAAGATAACTACTCCTTGATTTTTTGGTGTATTTTCTGTTATTCTACCAAGACCTGGAAgtgataaattattgtataagaaacattgtctaaaaatatccaaaaatataaacattttaaatgtttttttttaagagtcagtattacatattacatttatttttagaactttAAGAACTGGACAGATAGAAGACTCTACAGAACAGGCTTTACAATTTCATGCAgcagtaaaataatttcttatattattattctactgAAACATTCCCTTATATTATTCACCAGTTGTATTTCTTCACTTTTTCTATATTCTGATATATACTGatgaaatatgatttttacgTAGCCTAACTTCTAAGAAGCTACATAacacatggaacattttgttttcccagaataaaaatgtatgtactaaataaatttttaaaaattacacaaatatgtaCAGCCcgatttatgttttaaaattagcaacatattttacagttaatttttatttatatagatagcCATACCCtagctatttccttaaaaacacaaagtaaaataatacacaACTTATTAAGATGAAGAGATCCAGGTTAAAGGATGgcaattatttacaaatagttGAAGtgaatactattataaaattgcCAATAACATTCTATTACTGATAGGCTTtacagtaaataattaaaactttacttACCACTTTTAATGACATGGTGtccatataaaaattgttgttcTGATGATGGTTTAACCCACAGCTTGTAAGGAGCGTATGGAGCAATATATGTCAACGCTGTAATGTGTAGTCTAAACTTGTTGGTCTTTGTAAATTTACCAAAACATGTTCCTGCAGAAATTAAGTGGTCTGGCTTCACCGTGTGGGCTAATTGCAATAAACGCTCCGATATGTAGTATACACGATCTTTTTTCTCTCTAAAGCAATATGTGCCATCTGGTCTGTCTATTAGCAGCTTAACATTTACGCCAATACTGAAAAACACACAAGAAAACACTGTAATCAAGTTCTATTCGAGTAACGATAATGTTGAGCATAGGGGTTATAATAGTAATGTACACCCGGGATAtcagtattaaaaatagaatacgtACTATTTAGTCaacttttcaaataataaccTCGTTCGGTCCTCTGATAAAATTttcattcttaatttttagtttttcgtaaataaaaacacgtgcACAACACGACTGAATGTTGTTAATTTAGGTTTTGAAGTTTCTACTTTCAAGAATCACGTTCCTTCAAATTTCAATTCATTCGCCAATCTAATTCATTCTCATTATGTCAATGTCATATGCCACTGCTGATGCTTGACAATAACATTTGATAGATACAACAAGAggacttaaatttttttataattatataagtaattttgtaTATGATTTGAAATGATCCGGACATAATTAATTCTCgtaattattgattaatttcatAGCATTAATGTCAACTTTACGACCCTAGTGACACTAGTATGATTTTGAGAGAACGTTAAGCccttccttttttttttttttttaatttatttattagccggatacaaagtccattggcacAAGCCCTTCCTTGCGTACAAAAAGTTGCCAGAAATTC encodes the following:
- the LOC125052690 gene encoding 60S ribosome subunit biogenesis protein NIP7 homolog, whose amino-acid sequence is MKILSEDRTRLLFEKLTKYIGVNVKLLIDRPDGTYCFREKKDRVYYISERLLQLAHTVKPDHLISAGTCFGKFTKTNKFRLHITALTYIAPYAPYKLWVKPSSEQQFLYGHHVIKSGLGRITENTPKNQGVVILTISDIPIGFGVTSRSTTDCRHADPLATIAFHQADIGEYIRSEDTLV